TCGCGCACGATCCGCAGATGCCGGCGGTGGAAGGCGCTGCCGGTCCATTCGAACAGGCGCAGCCGGCGCTCGCGCAGCGAATAGATCAGCCAGAGTTCGCCGCGATGGACCGCGCCGGCGGCATCGCGGCGCGACGGCATGGCGCGCCCGAAGACATGCGAATGGAAACAGCCCCGCACAATCTCGCCGGAGCCTTCGAGGCTCCGCTCGACCTGCGCGATCTCGCCATCGGCGATCCGGAAGGAAAGCGGCGTGTTGGCGCTGCCGGCCGTGAGCCGGATCGACAGGGCCGCAGCGCGCGGACGGCCGACCAGCAGACCGCAGATCTCGTTCGGCCAGGCGGCGCGCGCGGCGCGCACCGCGGCGGCGAGCGTGCCGATCGCGAGCGCGGTCATTCCGGACGCGGCGCGGCCCGATACATCCTAAAGCC
The nucleotide sequence above comes from Rhizomicrobium sp.. Encoded proteins:
- a CDS encoding Mov34/MPN/PAD-1 family protein, yielding MTALAIGTLAAAVRAARAAWPNEICGLLVGRPRAAALSIRLTAGSANTPLSFRIADGEIAQVERSLEGSGEIVRGCFHSHVFGRAMPSRRDAAGAVHRGELWLIYSLRERRLRLFEWTGSAFHRRHLRIVRDRRGGGTGLGSR